A stretch of Channa argus isolate prfri chromosome 16, Channa argus male v1.0, whole genome shotgun sequence DNA encodes these proteins:
- the erg28 gene encoding ergosterol biosynthetic protein 28 homolog — MSRFLNVLRSWLLMVSVIAMGNTVQSFRDHSFLSEKLYTGTPEFVNGLQARTFGIWTFLSSIIRCTCAIDIQNRTLYHITLWTFVLALGHFLSEAFIYKTAPLTIGVMAPLIVASFSVIGMLIGFQCFPEAQEEVGARQKKRN; from the exons ATGAGTCGCTTTCTGAATGTCCTGCGGAGCTGGTTGCTAATGGTGTCTGTCATCGCGATGGGAAACACTGTGCAGAGTTTTAGAGATCACAGCTTCTTGTCAGAGAAGCTTTACACTGGAACGCCAGAGTTTG tGAATGGCCTCCAAGCTCGAACATTTGGTATTTGGACATTTCTGTCATCAATCATTCGCTGTACCTGTGCCATTGACATCCAGAACAGAAC GCTCTATCACATCACCCTGTGGACATTTGTACTAGCATTGGGACACTTTTTGTCTGAAGCCTTCATTTACAAAACTGCACCTCTGACTATTGGGGTAATGGCACCACTCATTGTTGCAA GTTTCTCTGTCATAGGAATGCTCATTGGGTTCCAGTGTTTTCCAGAGGCGCAAGAAGAAGTCGGAGCACGACAGAAGAAGCGTAATTGA